One Brevibacillus choshinensis genomic window carries:
- a CDS encoding amidohydrolase: MILKKRTKLLLSLCATACLLVPNGGAVLANSADSAYTMIDQRAKAIEQKLINWRHDIHQNPELGNREFRTSKLVADHLKSLGLEVRTNVAKTGVVGVLRGKQPGPVVALRADMDALPVVEQTDFPFKSTVKSEYNGMEVGVAHSCGHDTHTAILMAVAEVLTGMKDQLPGTVVFVFQPAEEGAPAGEEGGAKLMMKEGALDNPKPEAIFMLHTSSGMNVGQVSYVSGPSTASANAFKLNVKGSQTHGAMPWLGVDPIVVSSQIITAFQTIESRQVNVIKEPSVLSVGSIHGGNRNNIIPDEVDMEGTLRTYDEGMRQDILKRMERTATMIAESAGAKAKLTVEEGIPTVVNNPDLVAQMAPTLKRVVGEKNANVGKKGTAAEDFSFFSNEIPGMSVSFGVTAANEDPAKAAPNHSPLFKADDASLIVGTRVLANLAIDYLNSHKK, translated from the coding sequence ATGATCTTAAAAAAGAGAACCAAGCTACTGCTTTCACTTTGTGCCACTGCTTGCCTGCTCGTACCAAACGGTGGAGCGGTCTTGGCCAACTCGGCCGATTCAGCCTACACAATGATTGACCAGCGAGCAAAAGCGATCGAGCAGAAGCTGATCAACTGGCGGCACGATATTCACCAGAATCCCGAATTGGGCAATCGGGAATTTCGCACGTCCAAGCTAGTAGCCGACCATCTAAAAAGTCTAGGGCTGGAAGTGCGAACAAACGTAGCAAAAACCGGTGTGGTCGGTGTTCTTCGCGGGAAGCAGCCAGGACCTGTCGTCGCCCTTCGTGCCGACATGGATGCATTGCCGGTCGTTGAACAGACTGACTTCCCCTTCAAGTCAACGGTCAAGTCTGAATACAACGGAATGGAAGTTGGTGTAGCTCATTCCTGCGGCCATGACACGCACACCGCCATTTTAATGGCCGTGGCCGAAGTTCTGACGGGCATGAAGGATCAACTGCCCGGAACAGTCGTTTTCGTATTTCAACCAGCGGAAGAAGGTGCCCCTGCGGGTGAAGAAGGCGGTGCGAAGCTGATGATGAAGGAAGGCGCTCTGGACAATCCCAAACCAGAAGCCATCTTCATGCTTCACACTTCATCCGGCATGAATGTCGGACAGGTCTCTTATGTATCCGGGCCTTCTACTGCTAGCGCCAACGCCTTCAAATTAAATGTCAAAGGAAGCCAGACCCATGGCGCCATGCCCTGGCTAGGTGTTGATCCCATAGTCGTCTCTTCGCAGATCATTACGGCGTTTCAAACGATCGAGAGCCGCCAAGTAAACGTGATCAAGGAGCCTTCCGTCCTGTCTGTCGGCAGCATTCACGGCGGCAATCGAAACAACATCATTCCAGATGAGGTAGACATGGAAGGGACGCTTCGTACTTATGACGAAGGGATGCGGCAAGACATTCTCAAACGTATGGAGCGAACAGCCACTATGATTGCTGAGAGCGCTGGTGCCAAAGCAAAGCTGACAGTGGAAGAAGGCATCCCCACCGTAGTCAATAACCCCGATCTCGTGGCACAAATGGCTCCGACCTTGAAGCGGGTCGTAGGCGAGAAAAATGCGAACGTAGGCAAAAAGGGCACGGCTGCGGAGGACTTTTCTTTTTTCTCCAATGAAATCCCTGGAATGTCCGTCAGTTTTGGAGTTACAGCCGCGAACGAAGATCCTGCCAAGGCGGCCCCCAACCACTCGCCCCTTTTCAAGGCGGACGATGCCAGCCTGATCGTCGGCACCCGGGTTCTGGCTAATCTGGCAATCGATTATCTGAACTCCCACAAAAAATAA